A genomic window from Erpetoichthys calabaricus chromosome 17, fErpCal1.3, whole genome shotgun sequence includes:
- the LOC114667530 gene encoding sialic acid-binding Ig-like lectin 13 isoform X1, whose amino-acid sequence MPKPISASIPDPLNIFPVCFFSTHCRKDWRVTQVPEKLSAVRGSCVVIPCMVYLPAKGVAASRITAIWRMADHGDVFNSRGAKVLSGFKGRTTLLGNVADQNCSLQIQNLRHEDNGSYYFRIEVKGLNNYSFINNMVTLQVTDTPETPTISHLKGQKVGDVVLLSCVTFHWCPSRPPTMTWNYTSVNSPVKHTHVKDGMWQLFSLLYFVAVKKTLGSLVTCTVEYPGGARARASAFLQIKYKPEILPESGCLIANTSVTCHCLVDSFPPADIKWFSPILDLPNATSLWQGRLKREILQKALPWEESITCSASNPLGEALMSFSPARKDKYMYVAITAAIGLLAALTLGLLYFRRWRKIKGTSYATRSTEPNSDVSTTIYEKPEDLKYEEQNKEEEYESMQQGNLYENIELSARSSKCATDSNDEASE is encoded by the exons ATGCCAAAGCCCATTTCGGCGAGTATCCCTGACCCGCTTAACATCTTTCCAGTTTGCTTTTTCAGCACTCACTGCAGAAAAGACTGGAGAGTCACACAAGTCCCAGAGAAGCTGTCGGCGGTTCGTGGATCTTGTGTGGTGATTCCCTGTATGGTTTACCTTCCGGCCAAAGGAGTTGCAGCGAGCAGGATAACGGCGATTTGGAGGATGGCGGACCACGGCGATGTTTTCAACTCCAGAGGCGCCAAGGTGCTGAGTGGCTTTAAGGGACGGACCACCCTGCTTGGGAATGTTGCAGACCAGAACTGCTCTCTGCAGATCCAAAACCTTCGCCATGAGGACAACGGCTCCTACTACTTCAGAATTGAAGTGAAGGGACTGAACAATTACAGCTTTATTAACAACATGGTGACATTGCAAGTGACAG ATACTCCAGAAACACCAACCATTTCTCACCTCAAGGGGCAAAAGGTGGGCGACGTCGTCCTGCTGTCGTGTGTCACCTTTCACTGGTGCCCGAGCCGCCCGCCCACGATGACGTGGAACTACACGAGTGTGAATTCGCCCGTTAAGCACACACACGTCAAAGACGGCATGTGGCAGCTGTTTTCACTGCTCTATTTCGTAGCTGTGAAGAAGACGCTTGGCAGTCTGGTGACGTGTACGGTGGAGTATCCGGGAGGAGCTCGGGCCCGAGCCTCGGCATTCCTGCAGATAAAAT ATAAACCTGAGATTCTTCCCGAGTCTGGCTGTCTCATCGCCAACACATCGGTCACCTGCCATTGTCTTGTGGATTCCTTCCCTCCAGCAGACATAAAGTGGTTTTCTCCCATCTTGGATCTTCCAAACGCAACCAGTTTGTGGCAGGGCAGACTGAAAAGGGAGATTTTACAAAAAGCCCTTCCGTGGGAAGAAAGCATCACCTGCTCTGCGTCCAACCCGCTGGGAGAAGCCCTGATGTCGTTCTCACCGGCCAGAAAGG ATAAATACATGTATGTGGCGATCACTGCGGCCATCGGCTTACTTGCTGCCCTGACATTGGGACTTCTGTACTTCAGGAGATGGAGGAAGATCAA GGGAACATCATATGCTACAAGATCAACAGAACCCAACAGCGACGTTTCAACGACTATCTATGAAAAACCTGAG GATTTGAAGTATGAGGAACAGAATAAGGAAGAGGAATATGAGAGCATGCAGCAGGGCAACCTTTACGAGAACATCGAGCTTTCGGCAAGAAGCTCAAAATGTGCAACTGATTCGAACGATGAAGCATCTGAGTAA
- the LOC114667530 gene encoding sialic acid-binding Ig-like lectin 13 isoform X2, producing the protein MLPGRLLLIFCLKVCFFSTHCRKDWRVTQVPEKLSAVRGSCVVIPCMVYLPAKGVAASRITAIWRMADHGDVFNSRGAKVLSGFKGRTTLLGNVADQNCSLQIQNLRHEDNGSYYFRIEVKGLNNYSFINNMVTLQVTDTPETPTISHLKGQKVGDVVLLSCVTFHWCPSRPPTMTWNYTSVNSPVKHTHVKDGMWQLFSLLYFVAVKKTLGSLVTCTVEYPGGARARASAFLQIKYKPEILPESGCLIANTSVTCHCLVDSFPPADIKWFSPILDLPNATSLWQGRLKREILQKALPWEESITCSASNPLGEALMSFSPARKDKYMYVAITAAIGLLAALTLGLLYFRRWRKIKGTSYATRSTEPNSDVSTTIYEKPEDLKYEEQNKEEEYESMQQGNLYENIELSARSSKCATDSNDEASE; encoded by the exons ATGCTACCTGGAAGGCTGCTTCTGATTTTTTGTTTGAAAG TTTGCTTTTTCAGCACTCACTGCAGAAAAGACTGGAGAGTCACACAAGTCCCAGAGAAGCTGTCGGCGGTTCGTGGATCTTGTGTGGTGATTCCCTGTATGGTTTACCTTCCGGCCAAAGGAGTTGCAGCGAGCAGGATAACGGCGATTTGGAGGATGGCGGACCACGGCGATGTTTTCAACTCCAGAGGCGCCAAGGTGCTGAGTGGCTTTAAGGGACGGACCACCCTGCTTGGGAATGTTGCAGACCAGAACTGCTCTCTGCAGATCCAAAACCTTCGCCATGAGGACAACGGCTCCTACTACTTCAGAATTGAAGTGAAGGGACTGAACAATTACAGCTTTATTAACAACATGGTGACATTGCAAGTGACAG ATACTCCAGAAACACCAACCATTTCTCACCTCAAGGGGCAAAAGGTGGGCGACGTCGTCCTGCTGTCGTGTGTCACCTTTCACTGGTGCCCGAGCCGCCCGCCCACGATGACGTGGAACTACACGAGTGTGAATTCGCCCGTTAAGCACACACACGTCAAAGACGGCATGTGGCAGCTGTTTTCACTGCTCTATTTCGTAGCTGTGAAGAAGACGCTTGGCAGTCTGGTGACGTGTACGGTGGAGTATCCGGGAGGAGCTCGGGCCCGAGCCTCGGCATTCCTGCAGATAAAAT ATAAACCTGAGATTCTTCCCGAGTCTGGCTGTCTCATCGCCAACACATCGGTCACCTGCCATTGTCTTGTGGATTCCTTCCCTCCAGCAGACATAAAGTGGTTTTCTCCCATCTTGGATCTTCCAAACGCAACCAGTTTGTGGCAGGGCAGACTGAAAAGGGAGATTTTACAAAAAGCCCTTCCGTGGGAAGAAAGCATCACCTGCTCTGCGTCCAACCCGCTGGGAGAAGCCCTGATGTCGTTCTCACCGGCCAGAAAGG ATAAATACATGTATGTGGCGATCACTGCGGCCATCGGCTTACTTGCTGCCCTGACATTGGGACTTCTGTACTTCAGGAGATGGAGGAAGATCAA GGGAACATCATATGCTACAAGATCAACAGAACCCAACAGCGACGTTTCAACGACTATCTATGAAAAACCTGAG GATTTGAAGTATGAGGAACAGAATAAGGAAGAGGAATATGAGAGCATGCAGCAGGGCAACCTTTACGAGAACATCGAGCTTTCGGCAAGAAGCTCAAAATGTGCAACTGATTCGAACGATGAAGCATCTGAGTAA